The following proteins are co-located in the Sphingomonas panacis genome:
- the nusG gene encoding transcription termination/antitermination protein NusG, translating to MARWYIIHAYSGFEGKVRDSIMAEATRMGLEQLVEQIEVPTETITEARRGKKIAVERKFMPGYVLAKLNMNDDVYHLVKNTPKVTGFLGSMGKPQPISEAEAARMLNSKEEAAAAPKAKVKVDFEIGDSVKVLDGPFASFNGLVEELDFDRSRVKVSVSIFGRATPVELEFEQVERSK from the coding sequence ATGGCACGCTGGTACATCATTCACGCGTATTCGGGTTTCGAGGGCAAGGTCCGCGATTCGATCATGGCCGAGGCGACCCGCATGGGCCTCGAACAGCTCGTCGAGCAGATCGAAGTGCCGACCGAGACGATCACCGAGGCGCGGCGCGGCAAAAAGATCGCGGTCGAGCGCAAGTTCATGCCGGGCTATGTGCTCGCCAAGCTCAACATGAACGACGACGTGTACCACCTCGTCAAGAACACCCCCAAGGTGACCGGCTTCCTCGGCTCGATGGGCAAGCCCCAGCCGATCAGCGAGGCCGAGGCCGCGCGCATGCTCAACTCGAAGGAAGAAGCCGCCGCCGCCCCCAAGGCGAAGGTCAAGGTCGATTTCGAGATCGGCGATTCGGTCAAGGTGCTCGACGGCCCGTTCGCGAGCTTCAACGGTCTGGTCGAGGAACTCGATTTCGACCGCAGCCGCGTCAAGGTGTCGGTGTCGATCTTCGGCCGCGCCACCCCGGTCGAACTGGAATTCGAGCAGGTCGAGCGAAGCAAGTAA
- the secE gene encoding preprotein translocase subunit SecE: MAKTTPIEFYRQVRAETAKVVWPTRRETIMTGVMVMIMTTLLAVFFFGVDTIFELIVKYLLTLAN; encoded by the coding sequence GTGGCGAAGACGACCCCGATCGAATTCTACCGGCAGGTGCGCGCGGAAACCGCCAAGGTGGTTTGGCCGACCCGGCGCGAGACGATCATGACCGGCGTCATGGTGATGATCATGACCACGCTGTTGGCGGTGTTTTTCTTCGGGGTGGACACGATCTTCGAGCTGATCGTGAAATACCTGCTCACCCTCGCGAACTGA
- a CDS encoding fatty acyl-AMP ligase yields MTTKIAGSGDALETPVAAATPTEDALTRRFADFATLGDALDYAASGARGLNFHDARGNLVLPYTFAELRADALATARRLIAAGVAPRDRIALVAETGPEFAALFFGVVYAGAWPVPLPLPTSFGGRESYIEQLRVQLASCDPKMLIYPPELAQMAGEAARLVNVDGIDWSEFAMRDAPEAALPPAAPDDIAYLQYSSGSTRFPHGVVITHRALLNNLAAHAHGMQLEMQDRCISWLPWYHDMGLVGCFLSPIANQVSCDYLKTEDFARRPLAWLDMISRNPGSTISYSPTFGYDICARRISSQTRAGDRFDLSRWRLAGNGADMIRPDVMQSFVDAFADAGFKASAFLPSYGLAEATLAVSIMPPGEGIRVELVEETQLSGVAAGQDRPQRYRAIVNCGKPVRDMAVEIREEDGTPLPERAIGKVWCSGPSVMVGYFRDAEATDACLVDGWLDTGDMGYLSDGYIYIVGRAKDMIIVNGRNHWPQDIEWAVEQLPGFKAGDIAAFAITTPGGEETPAVLVQCRSSDDAERVRLRDEIRERVRSVTGMNCVIELIPPRTLPRTSSGKLSRAKARNLYLNGEIKPYDLAA; encoded by the coding sequence ATGACGACGAAAATTGCGGGATCAGGCGACGCGCTGGAAACCCCGGTGGCGGCCGCCACCCCGACCGAAGATGCGCTGACGCGGCGCTTCGCCGATTTCGCCACGCTGGGCGATGCGCTCGACTACGCGGCGAGCGGTGCGCGCGGGCTCAACTTCCACGATGCGCGCGGCAACCTGGTACTCCCCTATACATTCGCCGAGCTGCGCGCCGATGCACTGGCGACGGCACGACGTCTGATCGCGGCGGGCGTCGCACCGCGGGACCGTATCGCATTGGTCGCTGAAACCGGCCCCGAGTTCGCGGCACTGTTCTTCGGCGTGGTCTATGCCGGCGCGTGGCCGGTGCCGCTGCCGCTGCCGACCTCGTTCGGCGGACGCGAATCGTATATCGAACAGCTCCGCGTCCAGCTCGCGAGCTGTGACCCCAAGATGCTGATCTATCCGCCCGAACTGGCGCAAATGGCCGGCGAGGCCGCGCGGCTCGTGAATGTGGACGGCATCGACTGGAGCGAGTTCGCGATGCGCGACGCGCCCGAGGCGGCCCTCCCGCCGGCCGCGCCGGATGACATCGCCTATCTGCAATATTCGAGCGGCTCGACTCGCTTCCCGCACGGCGTCGTCATCACCCATCGCGCGCTGCTCAACAATCTCGCCGCACACGCCCACGGCATGCAGCTTGAGATGCAGGATCGCTGCATCTCGTGGCTGCCCTGGTATCACGACATGGGTCTGGTCGGCTGCTTCCTCTCGCCGATCGCCAACCAGGTCTCGTGCGATTACCTCAAGACCGAGGATTTCGCGCGCCGTCCGCTCGCGTGGCTCGACATGATCTCGCGCAATCCCGGCTCCACGATCAGCTATTCGCCGACCTTCGGCTATGACATTTGCGCGCGCCGCATCTCCAGCCAGACCCGCGCGGGCGACCGGTTCGACCTGTCGCGCTGGCGGCTCGCCGGCAACGGCGCCGACATGATCCGCCCCGATGTGATGCAGAGCTTCGTCGACGCCTTCGCCGATGCCGGCTTCAAGGCGAGCGCGTTCCTGCCGAGCTACGGCCTCGCCGAAGCGACGCTCGCGGTGTCGATCATGCCGCCGGGCGAAGGCATCCGTGTCGAACTGGTCGAGGAGACTCAGCTCTCCGGCGTCGCCGCCGGGCAGGACCGGCCGCAACGCTATCGCGCGATCGTCAATTGCGGCAAGCCGGTGCGCGACATGGCGGTCGAGATTCGCGAAGAAGACGGCACCCCCCTGCCCGAGCGTGCGATCGGCAAGGTATGGTGTTCCGGCCCATCGGTGATGGTCGGCTATTTCCGCGATGCAGAGGCGACCGACGCCTGTCTGGTCGATGGCTGGCTCGACACCGGCGACATGGGCTATCTGTCGGACGGCTACATCTACATCGTCGGCCGCGCCAAGGACATGATCATCGTCAACGGCCGCAACCACTGGCCGCAGGATATCGAATGGGCAGTCGAACAACTGCCCGGCTTCAAGGCCGGTGACATCGCCGCCTTCGCGATCACCACCCCCGGCGGCGAGGAAACCCCCGCCGTGCTCGTCCAGTGCCGCAGCTCGGACGACGCCGAGCGCGTGCGGTTGCGCGACGAAATCCGCGAGCGCGTCCGCTCCGTCACCGGCATGAACTGCGTGATCGAACTGATCCCGCCGCGCACGCTGCCGCGCACCTCCTCGGGCAAGCTCAGCCGCGCCAAGGCGCGCAACCTGTACCTCAACGGCGAGATCAAGCCCTACGATCTCGCCGCGTAA
- a CDS encoding RecX family transcriptional regulator has product MSRATPEERRRSAPPLDAAALERLALRYVERFATTRGRLSAYLNRKIRERGWEGEPPDPAALAERLAELGYIDDRAFGEAKAGAMLRRGLGRRRVAGALRAAGIGPEDAAAIAPSVAAGALAAALAFARRRRIGPFAADIADRALREKQITAMIRAGHDMDIARKIVKMVPGEGLEVLE; this is encoded by the coding sequence ATGTCTCGTGCCACCCCCGAGGAGCGTCGTCGCAGCGCGCCGCCGCTCGATGCCGCGGCGCTGGAACGGCTTGCGCTACGCTATGTCGAGCGCTTCGCGACGACACGCGGACGGCTCTCGGCGTATCTCAACCGCAAGATTCGCGAGCGCGGATGGGAGGGCGAGCCGCCTGACCCGGCCGCGCTGGCCGAGCGTCTCGCCGAGCTCGGCTATATCGACGATCGTGCGTTCGGCGAAGCGAAGGCGGGGGCGATGCTGCGCCGCGGCCTTGGGCGGCGGCGCGTCGCGGGTGCGCTGCGGGCGGCCGGGATCGGCCCCGAGGATGCCGCTGCGATCGCGCCGAGCGTGGCGGCGGGGGCGCTCGCGGCGGCGCTCGCCTTCGCCCGGCGCCGGCGGATCGGACCGTTCGCGGCCGACATCGCCGACCGGGCGTTGCGCGAAAAGCAGATCACGGCGATGATCCGTGCTGGCCACGACATGGATATTGCGCGAAAAATCGTAAAAATGGTGCCGGGAGAAGGTCTGGAGGTGCTGGAGTGA
- a CDS encoding cold-shock protein has protein sequence MRNEIVCAADGSGWTDTDRSAGAGDPPARAYAGVVKWFDVTRGFGFMVADDPSVGDILIHFSVLRLHGRRSVPEGARIECLAAPRERGLQATEILTIDLTNAVEPPVRVRASGDRVDPTALLESAGAFEPVQVKWFNRLKGYGFLIRASDNADVFVHMETLRRAGLGEVEPEQMLSARIVDGAKGPLAVLVQMAG, from the coding sequence ATGCGTAACGAAATTGTGTGTGCTGCTGACGGCAGCGGCTGGACGGATACGGACCGAAGCGCCGGGGCGGGCGATCCGCCGGCGCGCGCCTATGCTGGCGTGGTGAAATGGTTCGACGTGACGCGCGGCTTCGGCTTCATGGTCGCGGACGATCCTTCCGTTGGGGATATCCTGATCCATTTTTCGGTGCTGCGCCTGCATGGTCGTCGCAGCGTGCCCGAGGGCGCGCGGATCGAGTGTCTGGCGGCGCCGCGCGAGCGCGGGTTGCAAGCCACCGAAATCCTGACGATCGACCTCACCAACGCGGTCGAGCCGCCGGTGCGGGTGCGCGCGAGCGGCGACCGCGTCGATCCCACCGCCCTGCTGGAATCGGCGGGTGCATTCGAGCCGGTGCAGGTGAAATGGTTCAACCGCCTCAAGGGCTATGGCTTCCTCATCCGTGCGAGCGACAATGCGGACGTGTTCGTCCACATGGAAACGCTGCGCCGCGCCGGGCTGGGCGAGGTCGAACCCGAGCAGATGCTCAGCGCCCGAATCGTCGATGGCGCCAAGGGGCCGCTGGCGGTGCTCGTTCAGATGGCTGGGTAA
- a CDS encoding DUF192 domain-containing protein, whose protein sequence is MRVKLALVIAGLLATSLSLASCAQGDPTANGAGPAKIVVTISGAGGKHAFTVEQAKTAAAQERGLMYRTDIPADGGMLFYPYPPEGSAPRAATFWMKNTPSPLDILFIRPDGTIARIAEQSPPFSQAPIPSGEPVAAVLELRGGRALDLDISAGDTVRWDGGPAGAPKR, encoded by the coding sequence ATACGGGTGAAACTGGCGTTGGTGATCGCCGGTTTGCTGGCGACGAGCCTATCGTTGGCAAGCTGCGCGCAGGGCGATCCCACCGCGAACGGCGCTGGCCCGGCAAAGATCGTCGTCACCATCTCGGGCGCGGGTGGCAAACACGCCTTCACCGTCGAGCAGGCGAAGACCGCGGCGGCGCAGGAACGAGGGCTGATGTACCGCACCGACATTCCGGCCGATGGCGGCATGCTCTTTTATCCGTATCCGCCCGAAGGTAGCGCGCCGCGCGCGGCAACATTCTGGATGAAGAACACGCCAAGCCCGCTCGACATTCTCTTCATCCGGCCGGACGGCACGATCGCGCGGATCGCCGAACAGTCGCCGCCGTTTTCGCAAGCGCCGATCCCCTCGGGCGAGCCGGTCGCGGCGGTGCTGGAGCTTCGCGGCGGGCGTGCGCTCGATCTCGACATCAGCGCCGGCGATACGGTGCGGTGGGACGGCGGGCCGGCTGGCGC